The following coding sequences are from one Candidatus Methylomirabilota bacterium window:
- a CDS encoding amidohydrolase family protein, which produces MRSIDIHAHLTPQCFWRATENGGDWHTIRREKDARGAECAVVGSQRQPLPPRARWTPEQRLADMASLGVDVHVVSPYVGFYNYHLDTPVAVATARATNDEIADMVGTWPQRFAGLGTVPMQDVKAAIAELERCMTQLGLKGAEINDHVNGRTLDEAEFRPFWRAAEQMGAVIFFHQGGETLVTARSKRYHLPNSIGNLVDRAVTFATLVHGGVLDEYPDLNIVLGHGGGYTCYGIGRMDHAWKVRAEARAHITRPPSEYLRRFYYDCIVYTEQALRYLIDTVGADRVVFGTDWPYDMALDWPVSWILGMKSLSQDEKEAILYKNLERLLELK; this is translated from the coding sequence ATGCGTAGCATCGATATCCATGCCCATCTGACGCCGCAGTGCTTCTGGCGGGCGACCGAGAACGGTGGGGACTGGCACACGATCAGGCGCGAGAAGGACGCGCGGGGAGCGGAGTGCGCGGTCGTCGGAAGCCAGCGGCAGCCGCTGCCGCCGCGCGCCCGGTGGACGCCGGAACAACGCCTGGCGGACATGGCTTCTCTCGGCGTGGACGTCCACGTGGTCTCGCCGTACGTCGGGTTCTACAACTATCATCTCGACACCCCGGTCGCCGTCGCCACCGCGCGGGCCACCAACGACGAGATCGCCGACATGGTCGGAACCTGGCCCCAGCGGTTCGCCGGGCTCGGTACGGTGCCCATGCAGGACGTGAAGGCCGCGATCGCCGAGCTGGAGCGGTGCATGACCCAGCTCGGGCTCAAAGGCGCGGAGATCAACGATCACGTCAACGGCCGCACCCTCGACGAGGCGGAGTTCCGCCCGTTCTGGAGGGCGGCCGAGCAAATGGGCGCCGTGATCTTCTTTCACCAGGGCGGGGAGACGCTGGTCACGGCTCGGAGCAAGCGGTATCACCTCCCCAACAGCATCGGCAATCTCGTGGACCGGGCGGTGACGTTCGCCACGCTGGTCCACGGCGGGGTCCTGGACGAGTACCCGGACCTCAACATCGTGCTCGGCCACGGTGGCGGCTACACCTGCTACGGGATCGGGCGCATGGACCACGCCTGGAAGGTGCGCGCGGAGGCGCGGGCCCACATCACCAGGCCGCCGAGCGAGTATCTGCGGCGGTTCTACTACGACTGCATCGTGTACACCGAGCAAGCCCTGCGCTATCTCATCGACACCGTCGGCGCCGACCGGGTGGTGTTCGGGACCGACTGGCCCTACGACATGGCCCTGGACTGGCCGGTCTCGTGGATCCTCGGCATGAAGAGCCTCTCCCAGGACGAGAAAGAGGCGATCCTGTACAAGAACCTCGAACGGCTGCTGGAGCTCAAGTGA
- a CDS encoding extracellular solute-binding protein: MDTSRASDGGTLPGQATAMTRREAIGHLGALGAGAAVAAAPRRGAAQPTRAPLKLTFWTWENPQQRPWLHKRITQYTENHPNIKVDFQWFTFTDLGKKVSVGFATGTAPDGFTTGDWLMPTWLARNLIAPLDVRQLGYPSVDAFRRDHADAFIAGAIQDGKVYGYPIWFYGFCNYLNTKQFKEVGLDPERDQPQTYAQLGEVAKRLTIKQGNKFVRQGFKFAMHAPQWTMIQFNPIVVQSGGQWFDRTGKCTINNEAGVRAMTVRASLAKQYGAEDPADSIATAPLPQMDWLKERCSMFSCHPIPPVAIKSQNPVMEAEGYYRPLQLPGVTADKRYSTCYGFNFVVNANAPRDKQEVLHDMYRFVMSDLVDCWQATAPFTLARKSGWTDDPRVKSFPHVQEIIRAKDNGVFFPRTPVWNELADAMHRAVQKVMLNNVDIKVALDEAAAEVDRATAEFKKS; the protein is encoded by the coding sequence ATGGACACCTCTCGAGCGAGTGACGGCGGGACGCTTCCGGGGCAGGCCACGGCGATGACGCGGCGCGAAGCGATCGGCCATCTCGGCGCGCTCGGTGCGGGGGCGGCGGTCGCGGCGGCTCCGCGCCGCGGCGCGGCCCAACCAACCAGGGCCCCGCTGAAGCTCACCTTCTGGACGTGGGAGAACCCGCAGCAGCGTCCCTGGCTCCACAAGCGGATCACGCAGTACACGGAGAACCACCCGAACATCAAGGTCGACTTCCAGTGGTTCACCTTCACCGACCTCGGCAAGAAGGTGAGCGTCGGCTTCGCCACGGGGACGGCGCCCGACGGGTTCACGACCGGCGACTGGCTCATGCCGACCTGGCTGGCCCGCAACCTCATCGCCCCCCTCGACGTCCGGCAGCTCGGCTACCCCTCGGTGGACGCCTTCCGGCGGGACCACGCCGACGCCTTCATCGCGGGCGCCATCCAGGACGGCAAGGTCTACGGCTATCCCATCTGGTTCTACGGCTTCTGCAACTACCTCAACACCAAGCAGTTCAAGGAGGTCGGCCTGGATCCCGAGCGCGACCAGCCGCAGACCTACGCCCAGCTCGGGGAGGTCGCCAAGCGGCTCACCATCAAGCAGGGGAACAAGTTCGTCCGCCAGGGGTTCAAGTTCGCGATGCACGCGCCCCAGTGGACGATGATCCAGTTCAACCCCATCGTCGTGCAGAGCGGGGGGCAGTGGTTCGACCGGACCGGCAAGTGCACCATCAACAACGAGGCGGGCGTGCGGGCGATGACCGTCCGCGCCTCCCTGGCCAAGCAGTACGGGGCCGAGGACCCCGCCGACTCCATCGCCACCGCGCCCCTGCCCCAGATGGACTGGCTCAAGGAGCGCTGCTCGATGTTCAGCTGCCATCCCATTCCGCCCGTGGCCATCAAGTCCCAGAACCCCGTGATGGAGGCCGAGGGGTACTACCGCCCCCTGCAGCTCCCCGGCGTCACCGCCGACAAGCGGTACTCCACCTGCTACGGCTTCAACTTCGTCGTCAACGCCAACGCGCCCCGGGACAAGCAGGAGGTCCTTCACGACATGTACCGGTTCGTGATGAGCGACCTCGTGGATTGCTGGCAGGCCACCGCCCCCTTCACGCTCGCCCGCAAGAGCGGCTGGACCGACGACCCGCGGGTGAAGAGCTTCCCCCACGTCCAGGAGATCATCCGCGCCAAGGACAACGGCGTGTTCTTCCCGCGGACGCCGGTGTGGAACGAGCTGGCCGACGCCATGCACCGCGCGGTGCAGAAGGTCATGCTCAACAACGTGGACATCAAGGTGGCCCTGGACGAGGCGGCGGCGGAGGTGGACCGGGCGACGGCGGAGTTCAAGAAGTCCTGA
- a CDS encoding carbohydrate ABC transporter permease, whose product MRRRLAAHAAWLGLLPLAGLTVVFVLPIIWMVTTSFQAGEKMFQLTTEWIPSVWHPENYPNAMGRAAFPLFFRNSVIVSSAVMVGNLVFCTLAGYGLAKYRFPGDKLLLILILSTLMLPLEVTLVPTFLIIHKLGWVNSLQGIAGPLLIDAFGVFLMRQFILKIPTDYLEAARIDGAGELRILWKIVLPQCRPALAVLALLAFRDSWDQFLWPLAVVSHDDYRTYPLGLVRFGEDYGNPPTEQMAIAVLATIPVFLLFLLLQRALRSGFGLSGLKG is encoded by the coding sequence ATGAGGCGACGGCTGGCCGCCCACGCCGCCTGGCTCGGCCTGCTCCCGCTGGCCGGCCTCACCGTCGTCTTCGTCCTGCCCATCATCTGGATGGTGACCACGTCGTTCCAGGCCGGGGAGAAGATGTTCCAGCTCACCACCGAGTGGATCCCTTCCGTCTGGCACCCGGAGAACTACCCCAACGCCATGGGGCGGGCGGCGTTCCCGCTCTTCTTCCGCAACAGCGTCATCGTGTCCTCTGCCGTCATGGTGGGGAACCTCGTCTTCTGCACCCTGGCCGGCTACGGGCTCGCCAAGTACCGCTTCCCCGGGGACAAGCTCCTCCTGATCTTGATCCTCAGCACGCTCATGCTCCCGCTCGAGGTCACGCTCGTCCCCACCTTCCTGATCATCCACAAGCTGGGCTGGGTCAACAGCCTCCAGGGGATCGCCGGCCCGCTCCTCATCGACGCCTTCGGGGTGTTCCTCATGCGTCAGTTCATCCTCAAGATCCCCACCGATTACCTGGAGGCGGCGCGGATCGACGGAGCCGGCGAGCTGCGGATCCTCTGGAAGATCGTGCTGCCCCAGTGCCGGCCCGCCCTGGCCGTGCTGGCCCTCCTCGCCTTCCGCGACAGCTGGGATCAGTTCCTGTGGCCGCTGGCCGTCGTGTCCCACGATGACTACCGGACCTATCCGCTCGGGCTCGTGCGGTTCGGCGAGGACTACGGCAACCCGCCCACCGAGCAGATGGCCATCGCCGTGCTGGCCACCATCCCCGTCTTCCTGCTCTTCCTGCTTCTCCAGCGCGCCTTGCGCAGCGGGTTCGGCCTCTCCGGCCTGAAGGGCTGA
- a CDS encoding molybdopterin cofactor-binding domain-containing protein: MSERGTVEKFAVGQSVRRLEDPRLLRGFGRYSDDVTLPRQAHAVLVRSPHAHARIQTVEATAAAKIAGVIAVFTGEDLAADSLGNLPSDTTRKRRDGSPAFATPRPALARGRVRHVGDPVALVVAETPEQAADAAEQVTVDYEPLPVVATIAEATRAGAPTVWDEAPDNVAFVWEAGHREAVARAFETAAHVTTLDFVVTRVAAAPLEPRAAVGDYDRRTGRYTLHTGIQAPHGLRSLLADVLRIPQSHLRVVTGDVGGSFGMRSGIYPELVLVLWAAKRLGRPVKWTSSRREGFATDEPGRDNRSTAELALDAEGTFVALRVAIGLNVGAYLTPRSAGPGTNNVGGVAGVYTTPVIHVRTTGVFTNTTPTGPYRGAGRPEATYAIERLIDVAARELGVDPSSCAVAT, from the coding sequence ATGAGCGAGCGGGGAACCGTCGAGAAGTTCGCCGTCGGACAGTCCGTGCGCCGTCTGGAGGACCCGCGCCTGCTGCGCGGCTTCGGCCGGTATTCCGACGACGTAACGCTGCCGCGCCAGGCGCACGCCGTCCTCGTGCGCTCGCCCCACGCGCACGCCCGCATTCAGACGGTCGAGGCGACGGCCGCGGCGAAGATTGCGGGCGTCATCGCGGTGTTCACCGGCGAGGACCTCGCCGCCGACAGCCTGGGGAACCTGCCTAGCGACACGACGCGCAAGCGACGCGACGGCTCGCCGGCCTTCGCCACGCCGCGACCGGCGCTCGCGCGCGGGCGCGTTCGCCACGTCGGCGATCCGGTCGCGCTCGTCGTCGCGGAGACGCCCGAGCAGGCGGCAGACGCGGCGGAGCAAGTGACCGTCGACTACGAGCCCCTGCCGGTGGTGGCGACGATCGCGGAGGCGACGCGCGCCGGAGCGCCGACGGTCTGGGACGAAGCGCCCGATAACGTGGCCTTCGTGTGGGAGGCCGGCCACCGCGAGGCGGTGGCACGCGCGTTCGAGACCGCGGCGCACGTCACCACCCTCGACTTCGTCGTCACGCGGGTGGCGGCCGCGCCGCTCGAGCCGCGCGCCGCCGTCGGCGACTACGACCGCCGGACCGGCCGCTACACCCTGCACACGGGCATCCAGGCGCCGCATGGCCTGCGCTCGCTGCTCGCCGATGTCCTCCGCATACCGCAGAGCCACCTGCGCGTCGTCACCGGGGACGTGGGCGGTAGTTTCGGGATGCGGAGCGGCATCTACCCGGAGCTGGTGCTCGTCCTCTGGGCGGCCAAGCGGCTGGGGCGGCCGGTGAAGTGGACGTCCAGCCGGCGCGAGGGCTTCGCCACCGACGAGCCCGGGCGTGACAACAGGTCGACCGCCGAGCTGGCGCTCGACGCCGAGGGCACGTTCGTGGCCTTGCGCGTAGCGATCGGGCTGAACGTCGGCGCGTACCTCACGCCGCGCAGCGCGGGGCCGGGCACCAACAACGTCGGGGGCGTGGCGGGCGTGTACACGACGCCGGTCATCCACGTCCGCACCACCGGCGTGTTCACCAACACGACGCCGACCGGGCCCTATCGCGGCGCCGGTCGCCCCGAGGCCACCTACGCGATCGAGCGGCTGATCGACGTCGCGGCGCGCGAACTGGGTGTGGACCCATCGAGCTGCGCCGTCGCAACATGA
- a CDS encoding putative quinol monooxygenase, translating into MADVLTVVAKVRAAKGKGDALAALLKEQVAAVRKAEPGCLVYRPHRSTKDPDLFIFYEQYRDAAAFDAHRKAPHLAAYRERREQEGLTEGAVEVEIYRSLTDD; encoded by the coding sequence ATGGCTGACGTGCTGACGGTGGTCGCGAAGGTCCGAGCGGCGAAGGGCAAGGGCGACGCCCTGGCGGCGCTCCTCAAGGAGCAGGTGGCGGCGGTGCGGAAAGCGGAGCCGGGCTGCCTCGTGTACCGACCCCACCGGTCCACGAAGGATCCCGACCTCTTCATCTTCTACGAGCAGTACAGGGACGCCGCCGCCTTCGACGCCCACCGCAAGGCGCCCCACCTCGCCGCGTATCGTGAGCGCCGTGAGCAGGAAGGGCTCACCGAGGGCGCGGTCGAGGTGGAGATCTACCGCTCGCTCACCGACGACTGA
- a CDS encoding AMP-binding protein: MTSAEWFDKVPIGTLPERAARRWGTRQALWFGDRRWTFADVAAGVDRIARGLMALGVDAGDKVALWMLNRPEWIETAFAVMKIGAVLVPINTRLRTDDVAYILDQSGSTTLVLAERSGPVDYLAMIRELQPLGAARAESRLPKLARLVLLGGEPRAGTVGWPELLDRASDVDDARLAGRARGVDPEDLAFLMYTSGTTGFPKGAMHNHRLVRNVTDRAFRLAIGAEDVIMMYLPLFHLFGFSEGMLTSMVTGARQVLTETFDGDESLALIARERATVVHGFDTHFKALCEAYERRPVDVSSVRTGILAAGMSSSTSIARQGRKLFGPLVSGYGMSEFGVGVAIGALDSTEEQSCEASGYPAPGYEIRVVDPATGRDQPPQTPGEILVRGYSLMRGYYDKPEATAAAIDGEGWMHTGDMGMFRTDGHLRFMGRYKDMLKIGGENVDPMEVEAYLMTHPGVDVAAVVSYPDARLGEVGVAFVRRRPGRPLTAEDVLAHCRGRIASFKIPRHVLFVDDFPMTSSGKIQKVTLRDEALRRLAAPTRGTSA; encoded by the coding sequence GTGACGTCGGCAGAGTGGTTCGACAAGGTGCCGATCGGCACCTTGCCCGAGCGCGCGGCCCGGCGCTGGGGGACGCGGCAGGCGCTGTGGTTCGGGGACCGACGGTGGACGTTCGCCGACGTGGCGGCCGGCGTCGACCGGATCGCGCGCGGGCTGATGGCGCTCGGTGTCGACGCCGGCGACAAGGTCGCCCTCTGGATGCTGAACCGGCCGGAGTGGATCGAGACCGCGTTCGCGGTCATGAAGATCGGCGCCGTGCTCGTGCCCATCAACACGCGGTTGCGGACCGACGACGTCGCCTACATCCTCGATCAGTCCGGGTCGACCACGCTCGTGCTCGCCGAGCGCTCGGGGCCCGTGGACTATCTCGCCATGATCCGGGAGCTGCAGCCTCTCGGGGCGGCGCGCGCGGAGAGCCGGCTGCCCAAGCTCGCCCGCCTCGTGCTCCTCGGCGGGGAGCCGCGCGCGGGCACCGTGGGATGGCCGGAGCTGCTCGACCGCGCCTCGGACGTCGACGACGCCAGGCTCGCCGGCCGCGCGCGGGGGGTCGATCCCGAGGATCTCGCCTTCCTCATGTACACCTCGGGGACGACCGGGTTTCCCAAGGGCGCGATGCACAACCACCGGCTCGTGCGCAACGTGACCGACCGCGCGTTCCGGCTGGCCATCGGCGCCGAGGACGTCATCATGATGTACCTGCCGCTCTTTCACCTCTTCGGCTTCTCCGAGGGCATGCTCACCTCGATGGTGACGGGCGCGCGCCAGGTGCTCACTGAGACGTTCGACGGCGACGAGAGCCTCGCGCTGATCGCCCGGGAGCGCGCCACCGTGGTCCACGGCTTCGACACGCACTTCAAGGCGCTCTGCGAGGCGTACGAGCGGCGGCCGGTGGACGTGTCGAGCGTGCGCACGGGGATCCTCGCCGCGGGCATGTCGAGCTCGACGTCGATCGCGCGGCAGGGGCGCAAGCTCTTCGGCCCGCTGGTCTCCGGGTACGGGATGAGCGAGTTCGGGGTCGGGGTGGCGATCGGCGCGCTCGATTCCACGGAGGAGCAGTCCTGCGAGGCGTCGGGCTACCCGGCGCCGGGCTACGAGATCCGGGTCGTCGACCCCGCGACCGGGCGCGATCAGCCGCCGCAGACGCCGGGCGAGATCCTCGTCCGCGGCTACAGCCTCATGCGGGGCTACTACGACAAGCCCGAGGCGACGGCGGCCGCCATCGACGGCGAGGGCTGGATGCACACCGGCGACATGGGCATGTTCCGGACGGACGGCCATCTGCGGTTCATGGGCCGCTACAAGGACATGCTGAAGATCGGCGGCGAGAACGTGGATCCCATGGAGGTCGAGGCCTACCTCATGACCCACCCGGGCGTCGACGTCGCCGCGGTGGTCAGCTATCCCGACGCGCGGCTCGGCGAGGTCGGGGTCGCGTTCGTGCGGCGCCGGCCGGGCCGTCCGCTCACCGCGGAGGACGTGCTGGCGCACTGTCGCGGCCGCATCGCGAGCTTCAAGATCCCCCGGCACGTCCTGTTCGTGGACGACTTTCCGATGACCAGCTCCGGCAAGATCCAGAAGGTGACGCTGCGCGACGAGGCGCTGCGCCGGCTCGCCGCGCCTACCCGCGGAACTTCGGCATGA
- a CDS encoding sugar ABC transporter permease: MSSIPEARAGSLSARIPLGWPLHYRLRIRLWGLGFVLPTVLFFLVFKYGPMLWAMGLSFTSYDMLKTPRFVGLENYASLGRDPIFIQALLNTLVYIAGSTVFITAVGLGLALAVNSRGRGRRLCLAGMFLTNIMPIVAVCLVWRFLFHPHGLVNQILSPLGVGRIDWLTDSATAMPAIIGVTVWRFAPYFMVVFLAGLLAIPREYYEAAAIDGAGLVWRFRSITLPLLMPVTFFVVVVAALLSARIFLMPFLITGGGPGGATRVLSMLIYETGFSYMKMGRAAAISVVLFAIAMVFTVIQMRLFTRSEEDAAA; encoded by the coding sequence GTGAGCTCGATCCCGGAGGCGAGAGCCGGCTCGCTGTCGGCCAGGATCCCGCTAGGCTGGCCGCTGCACTACCGGCTGCGCATCCGGCTGTGGGGCCTCGGCTTCGTGCTGCCGACCGTGCTCTTCTTCCTCGTCTTCAAGTACGGGCCCATGCTGTGGGCGATGGGCCTGAGCTTCACCAGCTACGACATGCTGAAGACGCCGCGGTTCGTGGGCCTGGAGAACTACGCCAGCCTCGGCCGCGATCCCATCTTCATCCAGGCCCTCCTCAACACGCTCGTCTACATCGCCGGCTCCACGGTGTTCATCACGGCCGTGGGCCTGGGGCTGGCCCTGGCCGTCAACAGCCGGGGCCGCGGCCGGCGCCTGTGCCTGGCCGGCATGTTCCTGACCAACATCATGCCCATCGTGGCCGTGTGCCTGGTGTGGCGGTTCCTCTTCCATCCCCACGGCCTCGTCAATCAGATCCTGAGCCCCCTCGGCGTCGGGCGCATCGACTGGCTCACCGACTCCGCGACCGCCATGCCCGCCATCATCGGGGTGACCGTCTGGCGCTTCGCGCCCTACTTCATGGTGGTGTTCCTGGCCGGCCTCCTGGCCATCCCGCGCGAGTACTACGAAGCGGCCGCCATCGACGGCGCGGGACTGGTGTGGCGCTTCCGGTCCATCACGCTGCCGCTCCTCATGCCGGTCACTTTCTTCGTCGTGGTGGTGGCGGCGCTCCTGTCGGCGCGGATCTTCCTCATGCCCTTCCTGATCACGGGGGGCGGGCCGGGGGGGGCCACCCGCGTCCTGTCCATGCTGATCTACGAGACGGGCTTCTCGTACATGAAGATGGGACGGGCCGCCGCCATCTCGGTCGTGCTCTTCGCCATCGCGATGGTGTTCACCGTCATCCAGATGCGTCTCTTCACGCGGAGCGAGGAGGACGCGGCGGCATGA
- a CDS encoding molybdopterin cofactor-binding domain-containing protein has translation MIPASAMPFKTGLVFTYDCGDFARGMEMALALADHAGFEKRRDAARARGKLRGLGIANPIEVAGGPYTALNPDTAEVRVNPDGSVTVFACSTSMGQGNETAFAQIVSDRLGVPPERIQVLWGDSDALGAGRGNGGSGALSVGGSAVTRATEKVIERGRRIAAHLMEAAPPDVVLRDARFTVAGTDRGLTLAAVARAAYQPKQLPPGLEPGLSETAAFAPPAVTFPNGTQVCEIEIDEETGAVRVVRHTVVDDVGRMVNPMLVKGQIHGGAVQGLGQGLFELLAYDAETGQLLTGSFMDYAMPRADDVPFFEVDSHEVPTQVNPLGAKGVGEAGTVGALPALMNAINDALAPLGVRHLDMPVTPARVWRAIRTARAAR, from the coding sequence ATGATTCCCGCCTCCGCCATGCCCTTCAAGACCGGACTCGTCTTCACCTACGACTGCGGCGATTTCGCCCGCGGCATGGAGATGGCGCTGGCACTCGCGGATCACGCGGGCTTCGAGAAGCGAAGGGATGCGGCGCGCGCGCGCGGCAAGCTTCGCGGTCTAGGGATCGCGAATCCGATCGAGGTCGCGGGGGGCCCCTACACCGCGCTCAACCCCGACACCGCCGAGGTGCGTGTCAATCCCGACGGCTCGGTGACGGTCTTCGCCTGCTCGACCTCGATGGGGCAGGGCAACGAGACGGCGTTCGCGCAGATCGTCAGCGACCGGCTCGGGGTGCCGCCCGAGCGCATCCAGGTGCTGTGGGGCGACAGCGACGCGCTCGGCGCCGGGCGGGGCAATGGCGGCTCGGGCGCGCTCAGCGTCGGCGGATCCGCGGTGACGCGCGCGACGGAGAAGGTCATCGAGCGCGGCCGCCGCATCGCCGCGCACCTGATGGAGGCGGCACCCCCGGACGTCGTCCTGCGCGACGCACGGTTCACGGTGGCCGGCACCGACCGCGGCCTGACGCTGGCCGCCGTCGCCCGCGCCGCCTACCAGCCGAAGCAACTCCCGCCCGGCCTGGAGCCGGGGCTCTCCGAGACCGCGGCGTTCGCGCCGCCCGCGGTCACCTTCCCGAACGGCACCCAGGTGTGCGAGATCGAGATCGACGAGGAGACGGGCGCCGTGCGCGTGGTGCGCCACACCGTGGTCGACGACGTGGGACGGATGGTCAATCCCATGCTCGTGAAGGGACAGATCCACGGCGGCGCCGTGCAGGGCCTCGGCCAGGGACTCTTCGAGCTGCTGGCCTACGACGCCGAGACCGGCCAGCTCCTGACCGGCTCCTTCATGGATTACGCGATGCCCCGCGCGGACGACGTGCCGTTCTTCGAGGTGGACTCGCACGAGGTGCCGACGCAGGTGAACCCGCTGGGCGCCAAGGGTGTGGGCGAGGCCGGCACGGTGGGCGCGCTGCCCGCGCTGATGAACGCCATCAACGACGCGCTGGCGCCGCTCGGCGTCCGCCACCTCGACATGCCGGTCACACCCGCGCGCGTCTGGCGCGCGATCCGGACCGCGCGGGCCGCGCGCTGA
- a CDS encoding LLM class flavin-dependent oxidoreductase, with protein sequence MITKFSTVYAGHVDLGDLGQLATPANERRYSNEHLVSVFEKTEAVARCMDEHGYHILWLAEHHFQHEGYECIPNILMAAVHLAHLTSRLRIGCGFNITPMWHPLRLAEDYATADILTGGRTIFGVGRGYHTREVETFGAPMLDAEANRELFEEQVEIVLKAFNEESFAHHGKRYTLPPAVPYRGYELRELTLVPRPRRRPVECWQPIVSASARGLDFMVRHGIKGVIGGGAATMAEGPIHGYREAAARAGRDLALGEDLCLGIFFHLADSRERAIREITPFYEEHVKMFGPLGFVPGITPAQLEASTRRGGWGAAGVPTVEHYMKTGAWFAGPPEDLVAYLGDLQSRFPGLAYVNVSNSMGTPQAVMLEQLRWFATEVMPKFRG encoded by the coding sequence ATGATCACCAAGTTCTCGACCGTCTACGCCGGCCACGTCGATCTGGGCGACCTGGGCCAGCTGGCCACGCCCGCCAACGAGCGGCGCTACTCGAACGAACACCTCGTGTCCGTCTTCGAGAAGACCGAGGCCGTCGCGCGCTGTATGGACGAGCACGGGTACCATATCCTCTGGCTGGCCGAGCACCACTTCCAGCACGAAGGCTACGAGTGCATCCCCAACATCCTGATGGCCGCCGTCCACCTCGCCCACCTGACCTCGCGGCTGCGCATCGGGTGCGGCTTCAACATCACGCCCATGTGGCATCCGCTCCGGCTGGCCGAGGACTACGCGACGGCCGACATCCTCACCGGCGGCCGGACGATCTTCGGCGTGGGCCGCGGCTATCACACGCGCGAGGTGGAGACGTTCGGGGCGCCCATGCTCGACGCCGAGGCCAACCGCGAGCTGTTCGAGGAGCAGGTCGAGATCGTCCTCAAGGCGTTCAACGAGGAATCGTTCGCGCATCACGGCAAGCGGTACACGCTGCCCCCGGCCGTCCCCTACCGCGGCTACGAGCTGCGCGAGCTGACCCTGGTGCCGCGGCCGCGGCGCCGGCCGGTGGAGTGCTGGCAGCCCATCGTCAGCGCGAGCGCGCGGGGGCTCGACTTCATGGTGCGTCACGGCATCAAGGGCGTCATCGGCGGCGGCGCCGCGACCATGGCCGAGGGCCCGATCCACGGGTATCGCGAGGCCGCCGCGCGGGCGGGCCGAGATCTCGCGCTCGGCGAGGATCTCTGTCTCGGCATCTTCTTCCACCTCGCCGACAGCCGCGAGCGGGCGATCCGCGAGATCACGCCGTTCTACGAGGAGCACGTGAAGATGTTCGGGCCGCTCGGTTTCGTGCCGGGAATCACGCCGGCCCAGCTGGAGGCGAGCACGCGCCGCGGCGGCTGGGGCGCGGCCGGCGTCCCCACGGTCGAGCACTACATGAAGACGGGCGCGTGGTTCGCGGGGCCGCCCGAGGACCTGGTCGCCTACCTCGGCGACCTCCAGTCGCGCTTCCCCGGCCTCGCCTACGTCAACGTGAGCAACAGCATGGGCACCCCGCAGGCCGTCATGCTCGAGCAGCTCCGCTGGTTCGCCACGGAGGTCATGCCGAAGTTCCGCGGGTAG
- a CDS encoding peroxiredoxin — MPVRIGDEAPDFTAETTEGKIRFHEWIGDKWVILFSHPKDFTPVCTTELGYMAGLKPEFDKRNTKIIGLSVDPVSDHKSWVKDIQETQGHAVNYPLIGDADLTVAKLYDMIHPNATGGRRTAADNATVRSVFVIGPDKKVKAMIVYPMSTGRNFDEVLRLLDSCQLTSRHTVATPVNWKPGQDVIIPTSVSDDDAKKRYPQGFKTLKPYLRTVAQPK, encoded by the coding sequence ATGCCCGTACGCATTGGCGACGAGGCGCCGGATTTTACGGCGGAAACCACCGAGGGAAAGATCCGTTTCCATGAATGGATCGGCGACAAGTGGGTGATCCTGTTCTCGCATCCCAAGGATTTCACGCCCGTGTGCACCACCGAGCTCGGCTACATGGCCGGTCTCAAGCCCGAGTTCGACAAGCGCAACACCAAGATCATCGGGCTGAGCGTCGATCCCGTGAGCGATCACAAGTCCTGGGTCAAGGACATCCAGGAGACCCAGGGGCACGCCGTCAACTATCCGCTGATCGGCGACGCCGACCTGACGGTCGCGAAGCTCTACGACATGATCCACCCCAACGCGACCGGCGGCCGCCGCACCGCCGCCGACAATGCGACGGTGCGCTCGGTGTTCGTCATCGGGCCCGACAAGAAGGTCAAGGCGATGATCGTCTATCCGATGAGCACCGGCCGCAATTTCGACGAGGTGCTCCGCCTGCTGGATTCCTGCCAGCTGACCTCCAGGCACACGGTCGCCACGCCGGTGAACTGGAAGCCGGGCCAGGACGTCATCATTCCGACGTCCGTGTCCGACGACGACGCCAAGAAGAGGTATCCGCAGGGCTTCAAGACGCTGAAGCCGTATCTGCGGACCGTGGCGCAGCCGAAGTAG